The following coding sequences are from one Salvia hispanica cultivar TCC Black 2014 chromosome 3, UniMelb_Shisp_WGS_1.0, whole genome shotgun sequence window:
- the LOC125209363 gene encoding probable xyloglucan 6-xylosyltransferase 3 — MRAQKGSIWTRIRKTFNNIKMSVLVTILVLLGTLGLAWIRSEIEQEQFVGKNPSYVNGKPRVLLVSGSQPDPCENAVGDHYLLKALKNKMDYCRIHGIQILYNMAHLDKEMAGFWAKLPLLRRLMLSHPEVEWIWWMDSDAMFTDMVFEIPMSKYKGYNLIIHGFPDMLFENKSWLALNTGIFLLRNCQWSLDLLDAWAPMGPKGPTREEAGKVLTAYLKDRPAFEADDQSALIYLLITQKDKWMSKVFVENAFYLHGYWVELVDRYEEMMDKYHPGLGDERWPFVTHFVGCKPCGGYGNYPVERCLKSMDRAFNFADNQVLSFYGFRHRSLVSPNVKRIRNETLAPLVNLDHFDTSD; from the coding sequence ATGAGGGCTCAGAAGGGGAGCATATGGACGCGCATCCGCAAGACGTTCAACAACATTAAGATGAGTGTATTGGTCACCATTCTGGTGCTCCTTGGCACACTCGGGCTGGCATGGATCCGATCCGAGATAGAGCAGGAGCAGTTTGTGGGGAAAAATCCGAGCTATGTTAATGGAAAACCTAGGGTTCTGCTTGTGAGTGGGTCGCAGCCGGATCCTTGTGAGAATGCAGTTGGTGATCACTACCTGTTGAAGGCTCTGAAAAACAAGATGGATTATTGTAGGATTCATGGGATTCAGATCCTTTACAACATGGCTCATTTAGATAAGGAAATGGCTGGTTTTTGGGCCAAGTTGCCTCTGCTCCGCCGCCTCATGCTGTCGCATCCGGAGGTGGAGTGGATTTGGTGGATGGACAGTGATGCCATGTTCACAGACATGGTGTTTGAGATTCCAATGTCCAAGTACAAGGGTTACAACCTGATCATCCATGGATTTCCCGATATGTTGTTCGAGAACAAGTCATGGCTTGCCCTCAACACCGGCATTTTCCTGTTGCGAAACTGCCAGTGGTCGTTGGATTTGTTGGATGCTTGGGCGCCCATGGGGCCCAAGGGTCCAACGCGCGAGGAGGCTGGAAAGGTCTTGACGGCCTATCTCAAGGATCGGCCGGCCTTTGAAGCGGATGATCAGTCCGCTTTAATATACTTGCTTATCACACAAAAGGACAAGTGGATGAGCAAGGTGTTTGTGGAGAACGCCTTTTACTTGCACGGGTATTGGGTCGAGTTGGTGGACCGGTACGAGGAGATGATGGACAAGTACCACCCGGGATTGGGAGACGAGAGGTGGCCGTTTGTGACGCATTTTGTGGGTTGCAAGCCCTGTGGTGGCTATGGGAACTATCCAGTGGAGAGGTGTTTGAAGAGTATGGATAGAGCTTTCAACTTTGCGGATAATCAAGTTCTCAGCTTCTATGGTTTTAGGCATAGGAGCTTGGTTTCCCCTAATGTTAAGAGGATCAGGAATGAAACTCTTGCTCCTTTGGTGAATCTAGATCACTTTGATACATCAGATTAA
- the LOC125215560 gene encoding pentatricopeptide repeat-containing protein At4g20090 isoform X2, translated as MASSFQLVHSTTSLKNSIFFRRSRVLAFPLDLSPFSTSSAIFSSSILQAHKKSRQPAAGVKVCRDEIVKDNPTSNVPDSIFSKLGFDRRNNAIFSYFDTNYAKKFAKFENLCPIVSVKAYQVEIVGMPVGKLSTCKLLRRFLTHRLFSVASSLNEPIADSIFSDTHKSGSYTRGDSTFYSLIQHHAHSGDFKALELIFQRMKRENRAFSEKIFILVFKAYGKACLHRKAVELFNSMEDKYSCLPTVKSFNSLLNVIIQQGLYRDALEFYHYVLNDKKHISPNGLTFNLVIKSLCRLGLVGRAVDMFREMPAFHCKPDTYTYCTLMDGLCKEDRIDDAVALLDEMQIEGCDPTPPTFNVLINGLCKKGDLARAAKLVDNMFLKGCVPNEVTYNTLIHGLCLRGKLDKAVSLLSRMLSNKLKPNDITYGTIINGLVKKGPATDALNMLLGMEERGYAPNEYAYSAIISGLFREGKSDEALKLWAKMLEKGCKPNTVVYSVVIDGLCQDGKPHEAEEYFSQMIDAGCLPNAHTYSSLMKGFFQVGDCDKAVLLWKDMVEKDYMDNEVCYSVLIHGFCKNGKLENALVIWKQPKASTWDKVIRGICKPKRTEAAINKCWGDLFF; from the exons ATGGCGTCTTCGTTTCAATTGGTTCACTCCACCACATCATTGaagaattctatttttttccgCCGCAGTAGAGTCCTAGCTTTTCCTCTCGACCTATCGCCTTTCTCCACCTCCTCCGCCATTTTTTCTTCCAGTATACTACAGGCGCATAAAAAGTCGAGGCAACCCGCTGCCGGCGTGAAAGTTTGTAGAGACG AAATTGTGAAGGATAATCCGACGAGCAATGTTCCTGATTCCATTTTCTCAAAGCTTGGATTCGATAGGAGGAATAATGCAATATTCAGCTATTTTGATACCAACTACGCCAAAAAATTTGCAAAGTTCGAAAATTTATGTCCTATAGTCTCTGTGAAAGCG TACCAGGTGGAAATAGTCGGAATGCCTGTCGGAAAGTTGTCTACATGTAAGCTCTTACGTCGATTCCTAACCCATCGCTTATTCTCTGTGGCTAGCTCCTTGAATGAACCAATTGCTGACTCAATATTCAGTGACACACACAAGTCGGGGTCCTACACGCGGGGCGACTCCACCTTTTACTCCCTTATTCAACACCATGCCCACTCTGGTGATTTCAAGGCCTTGGAGCTTATCTTTCAACGGATGAAGCGTGAAAACAGAGCCTTTTCTGAGAAGATTTTCATCCTAGTCTTCAAGGCTTATGGCAAAGCATGTCTCCATCGTAAAGCTGTTGAATTGTTCAATAGCATGGAGGATAAATACAGCTGCTTGCCAACTGTTAAGTCCTTTAATTCTCTTCTTAATGTCATTATTCAGCAGGGATTGTATCGTGATGCTCTGGAGTTCTATCACTATGTTCTTAACGATAAAAAGCATATTTCTCCCAATGGTTTAACGTTTAATTTAGTCATCAAGTCGCTGTGTCGATTGGGATTAGTTGGTAGGGCTGTAGATATGTTTAGGGAGATGCCTGCTTTCCATTGTAAGCCTGATACATATACTTACTGCACTCTCATGGATGGTTTGTGTAAAGAGGATAGGATTGATGATGCTGTGGCTTTGTTGGATGAGATGCAAATAGAAGGGTGTGACCCAACTCCACCTACATTCAATGTGTTAATCAATGGGCTTTGCAAGAAGGGGGATCTGGCCCGGGCAGCTAAGCTAGTTGATAATATGTTCCTCAAAGGCTGTGTTCCGAATGAAGTTACTTACAACACGCTCATACATGGGTTGTGTCTCAGAGGAAAGCTAGACAAGGCAGTCAGTCTTTTGAGCAGAATGTTGTCAAATAAGCTCAAGCCAAACGACATCACTTATGGAACCATAATAAATGGACTAGTAAAGAAGGGACCAGCTACTGATGCTTTGAACATGTTACTGGGAATGGAGGAAAGAGGCTATGCACCAAATGAGTATGCTTATTCTGCTATTATTAGTGGGTTGTTCAGAGAGGGGAAATCAGATGAGGCACTAAAACTGTGGGCCAAGATGTTAGAGAAGGGATGCAAACCAAATACAGTTGTGTATAGTGTTGTTATAGATGGTCTGTGCCAAGACGGAAAGCCCCATGAAGCTGAAGAGTATTTTTCCCAAATGATTGATGCGGGTTGCTTGCCAAATGCACACACATACAGCTCCCTGATGAAGGGCTTCTTTCAGGTCGGAGACTGTGATAAGGCAGTTCTTCTATGGAAAGATATGGTTGAGAAGGATTACATGGATAATGAGGTTTGTTACAGTGTGCTTATTCATGGTTTCTGCAAGAATGGGAAGTTGGAAAATGCTCTGGTGATATGGAAGCAG CCAAAGGCCTCCACTTGGGACAAGGTAATTCGAGGGATCTGTAAACCAAAGAGAACTGAAGCAGCCATCAACAAATGTTGGGGGGACTTATTCTTCTGA
- the LOC125215560 gene encoding pentatricopeptide repeat-containing protein At4g20090 isoform X1: protein MASSFQLVHSTTSLKNSIFFRRSRVLAFPLDLSPFSTSSAIFSSSILQAHKKSRQPAAGVKVCRDEIVKDNPTSNVPDSIFSKLGFDRRNNAIFSYFDTNYAKKFAKFENLCPIVSVKAYQVEIVGMPVGKLSTCKLLRRFLTHRLFSVASSLNEPIADSIFSDTHKSGSYTRGDSTFYSLIQHHAHSGDFKALELIFQRMKRENRAFSEKIFILVFKAYGKACLHRKAVELFNSMEDKYSCLPTVKSFNSLLNVIIQQGLYRDALEFYHYVLNDKKHISPNGLTFNLVIKSLCRLGLVGRAVDMFREMPAFHCKPDTYTYCTLMDGLCKEDRIDDAVALLDEMQIEGCDPTPPTFNVLINGLCKKGDLARAAKLVDNMFLKGCVPNEVTYNTLIHGLCLRGKLDKAVSLLSRMLSNKLKPNDITYGTIINGLVKKGPATDALNMLLGMEERGYAPNEYAYSAIISGLFREGKSDEALKLWAKMLEKGCKPNTVVYSVVIDGLCQDGKPHEAEEYFSQMIDAGCLPNAHTYSSLMKGFFQVGDCDKAVLLWKDMVEKDYMDNEVCYSVLIHGFCKNGKLENALVIWKQVLAKGLTPDVVAYSSMIHGLCNVGLVEQGLSLFNEMLYKASDSKPDVITYNIIIHALCKQGSITHAMDILNRMLSEGCDPDSVTCKFFLTAFREKLDPPLDGGEFLDELVLRLQKCDRIIGASNIVQVMLQNFLQPKASTWDKVIRGICKPKRTEAAINKCWGDLFF, encoded by the exons ATGGCGTCTTCGTTTCAATTGGTTCACTCCACCACATCATTGaagaattctatttttttccgCCGCAGTAGAGTCCTAGCTTTTCCTCTCGACCTATCGCCTTTCTCCACCTCCTCCGCCATTTTTTCTTCCAGTATACTACAGGCGCATAAAAAGTCGAGGCAACCCGCTGCCGGCGTGAAAGTTTGTAGAGACG AAATTGTGAAGGATAATCCGACGAGCAATGTTCCTGATTCCATTTTCTCAAAGCTTGGATTCGATAGGAGGAATAATGCAATATTCAGCTATTTTGATACCAACTACGCCAAAAAATTTGCAAAGTTCGAAAATTTATGTCCTATAGTCTCTGTGAAAGCG TACCAGGTGGAAATAGTCGGAATGCCTGTCGGAAAGTTGTCTACATGTAAGCTCTTACGTCGATTCCTAACCCATCGCTTATTCTCTGTGGCTAGCTCCTTGAATGAACCAATTGCTGACTCAATATTCAGTGACACACACAAGTCGGGGTCCTACACGCGGGGCGACTCCACCTTTTACTCCCTTATTCAACACCATGCCCACTCTGGTGATTTCAAGGCCTTGGAGCTTATCTTTCAACGGATGAAGCGTGAAAACAGAGCCTTTTCTGAGAAGATTTTCATCCTAGTCTTCAAGGCTTATGGCAAAGCATGTCTCCATCGTAAAGCTGTTGAATTGTTCAATAGCATGGAGGATAAATACAGCTGCTTGCCAACTGTTAAGTCCTTTAATTCTCTTCTTAATGTCATTATTCAGCAGGGATTGTATCGTGATGCTCTGGAGTTCTATCACTATGTTCTTAACGATAAAAAGCATATTTCTCCCAATGGTTTAACGTTTAATTTAGTCATCAAGTCGCTGTGTCGATTGGGATTAGTTGGTAGGGCTGTAGATATGTTTAGGGAGATGCCTGCTTTCCATTGTAAGCCTGATACATATACTTACTGCACTCTCATGGATGGTTTGTGTAAAGAGGATAGGATTGATGATGCTGTGGCTTTGTTGGATGAGATGCAAATAGAAGGGTGTGACCCAACTCCACCTACATTCAATGTGTTAATCAATGGGCTTTGCAAGAAGGGGGATCTGGCCCGGGCAGCTAAGCTAGTTGATAATATGTTCCTCAAAGGCTGTGTTCCGAATGAAGTTACTTACAACACGCTCATACATGGGTTGTGTCTCAGAGGAAAGCTAGACAAGGCAGTCAGTCTTTTGAGCAGAATGTTGTCAAATAAGCTCAAGCCAAACGACATCACTTATGGAACCATAATAAATGGACTAGTAAAGAAGGGACCAGCTACTGATGCTTTGAACATGTTACTGGGAATGGAGGAAAGAGGCTATGCACCAAATGAGTATGCTTATTCTGCTATTATTAGTGGGTTGTTCAGAGAGGGGAAATCAGATGAGGCACTAAAACTGTGGGCCAAGATGTTAGAGAAGGGATGCAAACCAAATACAGTTGTGTATAGTGTTGTTATAGATGGTCTGTGCCAAGACGGAAAGCCCCATGAAGCTGAAGAGTATTTTTCCCAAATGATTGATGCGGGTTGCTTGCCAAATGCACACACATACAGCTCCCTGATGAAGGGCTTCTTTCAGGTCGGAGACTGTGATAAGGCAGTTCTTCTATGGAAAGATATGGTTGAGAAGGATTACATGGATAATGAGGTTTGTTACAGTGTGCTTATTCATGGTTTCTGCAAGAATGGGAAGTTGGAAAATGCTCTGGTGATATGGAAGCAGGTGCTGGCTAAAGGACTTACACCCGATGTTGTGGCTTATAGTTCCATGATTCATGGTCTATGCAATGTTGGCTTAGTAGAACAGGGTTTGAGCTTATTTAATGAGATGCTATACAAAGCATCTGACTCCAAACCTGATGTAATCACCTACAATATAATCATCCATGCCTTGTGCAAACAGGGCAGTATTACCCATGCCATGGATATACTTAATCGCATGTTAAGTGAAGGCTGTGATCCTGATTCAGTTACCTGCAAATTTTTCCTGACAGCTTTTAGGGAAAAGCTTGATCCACCTCTAGATGGTGGAGAGTTCCTAGATGAGCTAGTTCTAAGGCTACAAAAATGTGATAGAATAATTGGAGCTTCTAATATTGTTCAAGTGATGCTTCAAAATTTTCTCCAGCCAAAGGCCTCCACTTGGGACAAGGTAATTCGAGGGATCTGTAAACCAAAGAGAACTGAAGCAGCCATCAACAAATGTTGGGGGGACTTATTCTTCTGA
- the LOC125215560 gene encoding pentatricopeptide repeat-containing protein At4g20090 isoform X3, with product MSYSLCESVPGGNSRNACRKVVYIDTHKSGSYTRGDSTFYSLIQHHAHSGDFKALELIFQRMKRENRAFSEKIFILVFKAYGKACLHRKAVELFNSMEDKYSCLPTVKSFNSLLNVIIQQGLYRDALEFYHYVLNDKKHISPNGLTFNLVIKSLCRLGLVGRAVDMFREMPAFHCKPDTYTYCTLMDGLCKEDRIDDAVALLDEMQIEGCDPTPPTFNVLINGLCKKGDLARAAKLVDNMFLKGCVPNEVTYNTLIHGLCLRGKLDKAVSLLSRMLSNKLKPNDITYGTIINGLVKKGPATDALNMLLGMEERGYAPNEYAYSAIISGLFREGKSDEALKLWAKMLEKGCKPNTVVYSVVIDGLCQDGKPHEAEEYFSQMIDAGCLPNAHTYSSLMKGFFQVGDCDKAVLLWKDMVEKDYMDNEVCYSVLIHGFCKNGKLENALVIWKQVLAKGLTPDVVAYSSMIHGLCNVGLVEQGLSLFNEMLYKASDSKPDVITYNIIIHALCKQGSITHAMDILNRMLSEGCDPDSVTCKFFLTAFREKLDPPLDGGEFLDELVLRLQKCDRIIGASNIVQVMLQNFLQPKASTWDKVIRGICKPKRTEAAINKCWGDLFF from the exons ATGTCCTATAGTCTCTGTGAAAGCG TACCAGGTGGAAATAGTCGGAATGCCTGTCGGAAAGTTGTCTACAT TGACACACACAAGTCGGGGTCCTACACGCGGGGCGACTCCACCTTTTACTCCCTTATTCAACACCATGCCCACTCTGGTGATTTCAAGGCCTTGGAGCTTATCTTTCAACGGATGAAGCGTGAAAACAGAGCCTTTTCTGAGAAGATTTTCATCCTAGTCTTCAAGGCTTATGGCAAAGCATGTCTCCATCGTAAAGCTGTTGAATTGTTCAATAGCATGGAGGATAAATACAGCTGCTTGCCAACTGTTAAGTCCTTTAATTCTCTTCTTAATGTCATTATTCAGCAGGGATTGTATCGTGATGCTCTGGAGTTCTATCACTATGTTCTTAACGATAAAAAGCATATTTCTCCCAATGGTTTAACGTTTAATTTAGTCATCAAGTCGCTGTGTCGATTGGGATTAGTTGGTAGGGCTGTAGATATGTTTAGGGAGATGCCTGCTTTCCATTGTAAGCCTGATACATATACTTACTGCACTCTCATGGATGGTTTGTGTAAAGAGGATAGGATTGATGATGCTGTGGCTTTGTTGGATGAGATGCAAATAGAAGGGTGTGACCCAACTCCACCTACATTCAATGTGTTAATCAATGGGCTTTGCAAGAAGGGGGATCTGGCCCGGGCAGCTAAGCTAGTTGATAATATGTTCCTCAAAGGCTGTGTTCCGAATGAAGTTACTTACAACACGCTCATACATGGGTTGTGTCTCAGAGGAAAGCTAGACAAGGCAGTCAGTCTTTTGAGCAGAATGTTGTCAAATAAGCTCAAGCCAAACGACATCACTTATGGAACCATAATAAATGGACTAGTAAAGAAGGGACCAGCTACTGATGCTTTGAACATGTTACTGGGAATGGAGGAAAGAGGCTATGCACCAAATGAGTATGCTTATTCTGCTATTATTAGTGGGTTGTTCAGAGAGGGGAAATCAGATGAGGCACTAAAACTGTGGGCCAAGATGTTAGAGAAGGGATGCAAACCAAATACAGTTGTGTATAGTGTTGTTATAGATGGTCTGTGCCAAGACGGAAAGCCCCATGAAGCTGAAGAGTATTTTTCCCAAATGATTGATGCGGGTTGCTTGCCAAATGCACACACATACAGCTCCCTGATGAAGGGCTTCTTTCAGGTCGGAGACTGTGATAAGGCAGTTCTTCTATGGAAAGATATGGTTGAGAAGGATTACATGGATAATGAGGTTTGTTACAGTGTGCTTATTCATGGTTTCTGCAAGAATGGGAAGTTGGAAAATGCTCTGGTGATATGGAAGCAGGTGCTGGCTAAAGGACTTACACCCGATGTTGTGGCTTATAGTTCCATGATTCATGGTCTATGCAATGTTGGCTTAGTAGAACAGGGTTTGAGCTTATTTAATGAGATGCTATACAAAGCATCTGACTCCAAACCTGATGTAATCACCTACAATATAATCATCCATGCCTTGTGCAAACAGGGCAGTATTACCCATGCCATGGATATACTTAATCGCATGTTAAGTGAAGGCTGTGATCCTGATTCAGTTACCTGCAAATTTTTCCTGACAGCTTTTAGGGAAAAGCTTGATCCACCTCTAGATGGTGGAGAGTTCCTAGATGAGCTAGTTCTAAGGCTACAAAAATGTGATAGAATAATTGGAGCTTCTAATATTGTTCAAGTGATGCTTCAAAATTTTCTCCAGCCAAAGGCCTCCACTTGGGACAAGGTAATTCGAGGGATCTGTAAACCAAAGAGAACTGAAGCAGCCATCAACAAATGTTGGGGGGACTTATTCTTCTGA
- the LOC125209974 gene encoding lysine-rich arabinogalactan protein 18-like: protein MDRGTAILLAFICLVASVGGISPSSAPAASPTAAKVSTPPSASPVATPPSKPTTPAPVATPPVSAPPTSTPPASPPVAAAAPPPQVSSPPSPAPVSSPPAATPPAKSPPSPAPVAASSPPTEAPVEAPVEAPAPSKKKSKKHAAPAPAPELAGPPAPPVGAPGPSDAFAPGPASVGDLSGVEKLMSVKKVLASFAMASVVGWMLF from the exons ATGGACAGAGGAACCGCAATTCTACTCGCATTCATCTGCCTCGTCGCCAGCGTCGGCGGCATTTCCCCCTCCTCCGCCCCCGCCGCCTCCCCCACGGCCGCCAAGGTCTCCACCCCTCCCTCCGCCTCCCCCGTCGCCACTCCCCCTTCCAAGCCCACAACCCCCGCCCCCGTCGCCACTCCCCCAGTCTCCGCCCCACCAACCTCAACTCCCCCAGCCTCACCtcccgtcgccgccgccgccccgcCGCCGCAAGTCAGCTCACCACCATCTCCAGCTCCCGTGAGCTCGCCGCCGGCAGCCACTCCCCCTGCCAAATCGCCGCCGTCCCCCGCGCCGGTCGCCGCTTCCTCGCCGCCAACTGAAGCTCCGGTCGAGGCTCCGGTTGAGGCGCCAGCGCCTAGCAAGAAGAAAAGCAAGAAGCACGCCGCCCCTGCTCCGGCTCCTGAGCTTGCTGGACCTCCAGCGCCGCCGGTCGGAGCTCCCGGACCTTCCGATGCCTTCGCCCCTGGCCCTGCTTCAGTTGGTGATTTG AGTGGGGTGGAGAAATTGATGAGCGTGAAGAAGGTGTTGGCAAGTTTTGCAATGGCCTCCGTGGTTGGGTGGATGTTGTTCTAG